From a region of the Haematobia irritans isolate KBUSLIRL chromosome 4, ASM5000362v1, whole genome shotgun sequence genome:
- the LOC142236931 gene encoding uncharacterized protein LOC142236931, producing MKLFFTFLIAYTCMLTWADVSHISRTYLPVVNNDEDLVAQSDSRILSHNEGQQYYNNHNYYQHFRPNYPYGQIYGGGYYPQYFGSALGIGGGGGYYGSSGYQGYYGNTGSIYGGIGLGLGLQVAKPFSLDARNEFGAGGGTVIRTKNGYVYDKK from the exons ATG aaATTATTCTtcacttttttaattgcttATACTTGCATGCTTACATGGGCCGATGTGAGTCATATCAGCAGAACTTATTTACCTGTAGTCAATAATGATGAGGATTTGGTGGCTCAGTCAGATTCTAGAATCCTTTCACATAATGAAGGCCAACAATATTACAATAACCACAattattatcaacattttcgtCCTAACTATCCCTATGGTCAAATTTATGGAGGTGGTTACTATCCTCAATATTTTGGTTCAGCATTGGGAATAGGAGGAGGCGGTGGGTATTATGGATCTTCTGGTTATCAAGGTTATTACGGTAACACTGGTAGTATATACGGTGGAATCGGATTGGGCCTTGGACTACAGGTAGCTAAGCCCTTTAGTCTTGATGCTAGGAATGAGTTTGGTGCCGGTGGTGGAACTGTAATTAGAACCAAAAATGGTTATGTTTACgataaaaagtaa
- the LOC142236571 gene encoding uncharacterized protein LOC142236571 codes for MMFLTVFLVSSLSLMAAYGDVSHINSRTYLPPTTIVSDELVAPPVVVRTFGHRPQYHHQHFRPNRPIIGGGIYYGPQYLPTAIGSAGAGGIYGGGGAIYGGGGIYGGGAGYFGAGATGLYGQGQYGGYPGYKPIKPFSNEIVAGTLVESDDGYIYDRKK; via the exons atg ATGTTTTTAACCGTGTTTTTAGTATCCAGCCTGTCTTTAATGGCGGCTTATGGCGATGTTAGTCATATCAATAGCCGAACTTATTTGCCTCCTACTACTATAGTTAGCGATGAATTGGTTGCACCGCCCGTTGTAGTCAGAACCTTTGGTCATCGTCCCCAATATCATCATCAACATTTTCGTCCAAATCGTCCCATCATTGGTGGAGGAATTTATTATGGGCCTCAATATTTACCAACAGCCATTGGAAGTGCTGGTGCAGGAGGTATTTATGGTGGAGGTGGTGCCATTTATGGAGGAGGCGGCATTTATGGCGGAGGTGCTGGATATTTTGGAGCTGGTGCAACTGGATTATATGGCCAAGGGCAGTATGGTGGTTATCCAGGTTATAAACCCATAAAGCCATTTTCCAATGAAATTGTTGCTGGTACTTTGGTTGAGAGCGATGATGGTTATATTTATGACAGGAAGAAATAA